From the Lathyrus oleraceus cultivar Zhongwan6 chromosome 3, CAAS_Psat_ZW6_1.0, whole genome shotgun sequence genome, the window tCTTTCTAACGCATACaacaaactagcgcttaagcctccgctgagagtaaacaagccaatgtttaatctttagaacgcgatctaaacatttgttcattaaaagacaccaacaaactgtagttccccgaactacgaatgctctaatttccttattgcaccataaggatacgtaggcatgagattGCGAGATattggcgagcacactaataaaaaacctcccatttctCCCCTTCCGAGGTTTCTATCCAActctattttcaatatttttatcactcgaagaagacaaataacataagctaacattcaaattgcaaattaaactaaaaggttctcgtttagtacaacggacgtgaggggtgctaataccttcctcttgcgtaatcgactctcgaacccgaatatggttgcgatgaccattattctattttctaaaggttttatcgatattttcctattccttgattgggataaataaatttcggtggtgactctgttcgaacaattttttccgcgaccatcgcaagagagagtcaagcctaacttagttcaaattgctatgaatgttaaaataTTGTTTCTTTCTTCCATATTACTTCTCTGTATCTTACTGTATTATTTATGCTATGTGATTTATGTTGATACTATATTGGGTGGTCTATGGTGCTTGATGCGTGTTGTAagataagctccatacccgagctttgagaagaacttagaaccaggagttgtgtagtattgaaccgaggggtatATACCTCGTTGGaacaatacgaagactccacctagagtagatctcTTCAAATtttccatcacaatatggctaaCCCACTATTGCAAGGAAACTTTGAACACGGCCTATGACTCTAGAAACCTCGCCTTAACTCAAAGGCCGTTTTCATGATTGGcgattgtgtagtattgaaccgaggggtctacaccctgttcgaacaatatGAAGATCCCACTTAGAGTAGATTGATTCATAACTTTCACCGTgatatggctagcccattattaCGATGGGATGCTGAACACAATCCATGACTCTAAGTTTTGTCTTGGAAAGGGACAACCTTAGGAGCCATCCTTTGTATATGGAGTAGAGACCATAAAACCGTTGTATAGGGTGTACCATATGATATATATGAAACTTGGATCTCTGTCATTGCATAAACATCATATTTCATTCATTATGCGCATAGAAAAGTCATTTACACACTTTTCATTTTCAGggaatttcaaaattttcagtTGGTTAAGCATTCAAGAGTAGATGGAGCCAGGAAAGATAAAAACATTCTAAATCAAAGCCAAAGTACCATATGTGGAGGACTTTATTGCATTCAGAGATGGGTTGACTAATATCTGTCGAGATGAATTCATGCTAAAATGTGGGAGGAATTTTAGCTTGTTATCTGTGGCGGTGCAAAAGGATGTTATTACTGCACtagcccagttttatgatccacCACTCAGAAGTTTCCTCTGCCGAGATTTTCAGTTGGCCCCAACTTTGGCGGAATTCGGGAAAATATTGGACTCTCCTAAGCAAAAAAAGGGACCTTATAAGGGACTGGGTCAATTCCCAAAACCCAAGGAGCTGGCGGAGGGATTGGACATTTCGGTTGAATATTTAACTCCTAACATCAAGATTTTGGAAAAGGTACAAGGAATTCCTCAAGAATACTTAGAGAAGACTGCTCAAATTTTTGCCAAAGCCCAGAAGTGGGAAGCCTATGATACTATTATGGCCTTTCTCATTTTTGGATTAGTGTTGTTTCCTAATGTGGAAAAATTGGTGGACGTGGCAGCTATTAGTGTGTTTTGGGCCGTTAAGGTTAAAGATGAAGATCCAGTACCCGCACTTCTGGCAGATGTTTATCATACCTTGCACTTACGCTTTGAGAAGAAGGGGGGATTGATGTTGTGTTGCATACCGCTCCTTTACAAATGGTTTATTTCTCATGTGTTTAAAGATATCGATATGGTTGAAAGGATGGATGGATATGAGCGGTCTCAAAAGCTTATAGGACTCACAGAAAAGACCATTATTTGGTACCCCCATGATTTGAACTTGGGGAATGCAGTTACTAGTTGTGGAGATTTTCTGAATGTACCACTGATAGGGTCAAAGGGTTGCATAAACTACAATCCAGTCCTAGCAGTGAGGCAATTGGGTTATCCTATCACATACAAGCTAAAAGACCATTTGTTGGAAGGCTTTGTGTTTCATGATATGGAAGACCCCATTATGTTGAAAAAGATCATCCGAGCCTGGGAAAATGTTCTTTTCAGAGAATAAGACAAAGGAAAAACTATTGTAGGAGATAAAGAACCCTATTACTAGTGGGTCATAAAGAGAAGTCAAGAGGTCAAGTTGTCATTCATCCTCGACCCTCCTACCCAACCTCCACCACCAGAACCTATTCCTATCTCCATTGAAGAGGTGGAAGCACTAAGGGTTACTATAGCAAGACTTGGGAGAGAAAAAGAGGAGTTGCAGATAAACCTTtagcaagtttcaaatgaaagaaatgagatgaagtgggaacTAGAGCGGAAAAGGATCAGCAAGAGGCAAGTAAGGAAAGGGTTGATAAAGAAGAGCATAAGAGAAAGAAAGTGAAAGTAGGCATGGAACAAGCTTACCTCTGCTTAGAAACTATCAAAGAGCAGTTAAAACAGGTGGAGAGAGAATGCCAAAAGAATAAGCGGTAGTGGCTACGTGCAACAGAAGAAAAGAAGGAAGTTAGAGAGGTATTAGAAGCTAAGATACATGATCTTATTGTCTCCCTTCACAACTCTGAAGCCCAAGCGGAGCAAGAGCGTCGACTTAAGGCAAGAGCCATAGAAGCTTCTCAAGTCACACCCAAAATTTAGGCTAAGAAATTTTAAGAGGCAAAGGATGCCAGAGAATATGCTTAACATTGGAAGGACAGACTTGAAGCCTTCCATCAAGATAGCGTGATATGGCTGAAATAAAGGGAGCAGGTGATTGAGGATTATGAGACATTTAAGAAAACTATTAACTTTTTGCAAAAAGATAAAGATGGGTATCGTGCAAAGCTTAATGGTTTGGTGGAGTTCTGTACCTGGTTAGCCCAAGATATGTCTTGGAGATTGAGAGAGGCAGTGGAAGGGCTAGACCAAGATAACATGCATCCTGCTGTGGTCAGTTTCGTTATGTTATGCGAAGGAATGTTGAAGAGGTTCAAGGTTGAGTTGAGGAACTCAAAACCCGAAAATCTGATATGTGATTTTTCCTCTTTTTGTACTCAGTTTATGCTTTCTATGAAGTTTAATATTTGAGTTGTATTGATTCGGGCTGTTATGCCTTTGTATTCCATACTTTGACAAATTGAATTAATGGGAATGGTTCCTTCGAATGCTTAATAACGACAACCTTTACGAAtgattccctgaaaataaaagaaaaaaaaacatcTTTATCATCTGCATCCATTCAACACGTCACgcatttcatttcaaaaatacttacacaacctttttaccctttatccagTATCGCTAACTAATTAACACCGACACGAGACGCGCAATAACTACAAGATGACATTGGAATAAGTAGATCAATCAAGCCACCATGAGGACATATATCACTACTATTCAGGAAAAGATGGACCAGTTACTCGAGACAATGCTGACAATTTCCCAAAGAGAGAGGGTTCTGGAAGCAGAAGCTGGAATGAGGAAGAATGATAGTCACATTAACACGTCAGGACTAGTCAATCAGGATGAAATCTTCACTCATGCCAAGAAAAGCTTTGTTCATATACCGGTGGGGAACAAAGGTGATGGAGATCATGTGGAACCTTCTGATGCATCTGCTCAACATGGGTCTGAGATGGGCGGAGACGATTAATGTGATGCTTTTTACATACCTGACCCACCAAAACCTAAAGTTCTTCCAAATCCTGCTGCAGTAAGGCTTCGCGCCTTAGAGAAGAAAATTAAAGCTATAGAGGGGAACAATATCTTTGGTTCAGCAGCCATGAATATGGGATTGGTTTCGAATTTGGTCATCccggctaaatttaaaactcctaatttcgagaaatacaaaggccAGACTTGTCCGAGAAGCCATTTGGTGATTTATTTCAGAAAAATGGTTGCCCACGCTGAAAATGATAAGCTGCTCATACACTATTTTCAAGACGGCTTGAGTGGGGCATCGCTAAGGTGGTACATGAGTTTGGAGCAAGGGCGAATCCAAAGTTGGGAAGACTTGGATTATGCTTTCCTACGTCAGTACAAATACAATCTTGATATGGCACCCGATCATATGCAGCTATAAGGGATGGTCATGAACAAGAAGGAAtcattcaaagagtacgcccaacGATGGAGAGAGCTGGCTGCTCAGGTTGAACCTCTGTTGTCTGGAAAAGAAATGACTGGAATATTCGTAGATACGTTGAAGGACCCTTTCTTTGATAGATTCGTAAGCAGTGCAGCGTCATACTTCACTCATCTGGTAACAATTGGAGACCGTATTGAGAAAGGCTTAAGGGATGGAAAAATTCAAGGAGCTGTTGGGGCCCTCAATGCATCGAAAAAGTATTATGGAGGTTTCCAGAAGAAGAAAGAAGGTGATACAAATGCTATCTCAAGGTGTTATAAGGGTAAGCAACAAATTTCATACGACCAAGTCGCTGTTGTAGTGCACATACCATACCAACAACCAACGCAACAACAACAGGTTTATCAGCAACAACCTCcacaacaacgacaacaacagAATGCCCTTCCATAACGACAGTTCAAACCAAGGCCACCACGAAGGCAACTTGACCCTCTACCTGTGCCTTTAGCCATATATTCCCGTACCTGCAAAAAGAATGATTGTTAACCTTAAGAGAGTTGAAGTCATCCACCTTCCCGTATCATCCCGGATATGATGTTAATGCCCATTGTGAGTTTCATATGGGCACACCTGGCCATACTCTGGAAAATTGTTATGCATTCCAGAACCGTGTGCAAGATCTGATTGAAGTCAAGGCTGTCACTTTTACTCTAAGACACCCGAATGTGAACACCAATCCCATGCCAACGCATGGAGGTGCGTCAGTTAGTGTCATCGAAGAAGTCAGTAAAGGTGAACTGATCAAGAGAGTGGAAGAAATTCAAACTCATATTGCCGTGATAGGTGCACAGTTGCTGGAGAGTATCCCGATCCCAATAAACTTAGCTGATGAAGAAAACATCGAAGAGTTGAAAAGTTTTATCCAGCAAATGTTGGATCAAGATGTGATGCAAATCGAGCGCCGCAACAAAGAAAAAGAGACAGCTATGATTGATATTCCTTATGATGCAGTCAATGTAGAGATTCCCATCACCCCGTTGGTGATAGAGCTTCTGGCACCATTCGCATATGAAGACAAAAAAGCAGTACCATGGATATACCAtcccagagcttttaagcagaGGAAGGAAGACCAACCTGTGGTCATTAATGAGCCAAATGTTACCTCCATTGTGGGACCAACTGGAATGACATGCAGTGGCCGAGTGTTTTCGCCAAGAGCTTTTAATGCGGCTGCCAAAGCTAAAGGGAAGGAAGTTGCCACCCATGTCCAAGTTCCTACTTCGAACGTTGAATTACAAGAAATTCACTTATCTCCGAAAGTTGTTGTTACCCAAGAAGAAGTTGAAGAGTTTTTGAagataattaagaagagtgactacaaggtagtcgatcagcTAAACCAGACCCATTCGAAGATatccatgttgtctttgttgctcAGCTCAGAGGCACATAGAGATTCGTTAATGAAAGTATTGAGTGACGCTCATATTACGAAAGATATCACAGTAGAACAATTTGATGATGTGATAACTTGTGTAACCACTGGAAACTTCCTAGGtatcataccccaattttgtccgggcatttttaAAACTTGCATATATTCGACTTTAATTTCAGTTTGCATTATTTGTATAGCATGACATACctttcatcatgaataatacctaaaatatcagtcggaataaattctcgaatatacagacaaattggttaaatcatttctcaagtacgtgcaaaatcaacgggtaaaaagtttcgaaatcaagcttgcagacgtcagtattattaatctacgattcgcgtagt encodes:
- the LOC127131945 gene encoding uncharacterized protein LOC127131945 — translated: MLKCGRNFSLLSVAVQKDVITALAQFYDPPLRSFLCRDFQLAPTLAEFGKILDSPKQKKGPYKGLGQFPKPKELAEGLDISVEYLTPNIKILEKVQGIPQEYLEKTAQIFAKAQKWEAYDTIMAFLIFGLVLFPNVEKLVDVAAISVFWAVKVKDEDPVPALLADVYHTLHLRFEKKGGLMLCCIPLLYKWFISHVFKDIDMVERMDGYERSQKLIGLTEKTIIWYPHDLNLGNAVTSCGDFLNVPLIGSKGCINYNPVLAVRQLGYPITYKLKDHLLEGFVFHDMEDPIMLKKIIRAWENVLFRE